In the Desulfurispira natronophila genome, CACTTATAGCGAATTTGGGTCAGGGTAATTTTCCACCCATGTGCTGGTGCGGAGTGTTGAGGCAACCAGTAGGGCGACCTGTTCATCAACGTAGGCCGGGGAAGACAGAGGATACCCAAAAAATCATATGCACATACTTACATCGTAGCGTACTGACAACCACCCAGTCTCTTGGCTTTATATAAAGCCTGATCCGCTTTCTTGAGAAGATCCTCAATGCTCTGCATGTCATCACTCGGAGTAGCAATGCCAACACTGATACTACCATCCCAACACTCAAGACCCTCTTTATTGCAAAGCATTACGCGGTTAGATAATATTTTTGTGGCAAGTTCAATAGCCCCTGATGCATGCGTGCGTGGACATATCACCAGGAACTCATCACCACCTAATCGGCAAACAATATCGCTGGTCCGAACATTATGGCGCAGATTAGTTGCAAGTGCACGGAGAACATTGTCGCCTTCAGCATGACCAAATCTATCGTTAACCTGTTTAAATTTATCCGCATCTATGAGAAGAACACTCAAAGGCACTTCAAGTTGTATGTAATGTTCCCACAGTAGCTCCAAACTTTGCATACCGAAGCGGCGGTTAGGAAGCCCAGTGAGCTCATCATTCTCCGCCAAGTAGCGTAATTGTTTATTTGCGTATTCTAACTCATCAGTTCGCTGCTTTACTCGCTCTTCGAGAGTTTGGTTGATATCGCGGAGCTCACGGTTACGCTCTGATACAAGTGTAAATAAACCCTTTAGGGCATCAAGTAGAGGCTCAGTATCTCCACGCTGGTTCCACCTTTCACGTTCAAGAGCTGCAGTCGGTGCCGATCCGCTTTGTATGG is a window encoding:
- a CDS encoding GGDEF domain-containing protein produces the protein MIEVFSWKESFLTNIASVDEQHQKLVELINELSSIATSREGRVAAETYAKSLSNLLEYTSSHFADEEQLMNKHKLHKLFIEEHAHEHKLFKKEIISLSKITGNTVSTEQSSELLNYLVNWLAYHILGIDQSMARQIKAIQSGSAPTAALERERWNQRGDTEPLLDALKGLFTLVSERNRELRDINQTLEERVKQRTDELEYANKQLRYLAENDELTGLPNRRFGMQSLELLWEHYIQLEVPLSVLLIDADKFKQVNDRFGHAEGDNVLRALATNLRHNVRTSDIVCRLGGDEFLVICPRTHASGAIELATKILSNRVMLCNKEGLECWDGSISVGIATPSDDMQSIEDLLKKADQALYKAKRLGGCQYATM